A region from the Thermoplasmatales archaeon genome encodes:
- a CDS encoding NADH dehydrogenase subunit A, giving the protein MLYGYIPLLIILILLIVALGGLFAILPSFSQNRFGNGNHVSFKIKDIISNMVNVNSPPVKDTTYLETYETGEVSKGDIGKFVNIQYYIIVLLFIVFDVDMVLLLPWAFDFKSLGLIPFVETLVFLAMPLFAVYYAFKEGYMEWLK; this is encoded by the coding sequence ATGCTCTATGGCTATATCCCACTGCTCATCATACTGATACTGCTTATAGTAGCACTGGGCGGTCTATTTGCCATCCTGCCGTCATTCAGCCAGAATAGATTTGGCAACGGAAATCACGTCAGCTTCAAGATAAAAGACATTATTTCGAACATGGTCAATGTAAATAGCCCTCCCGTAAAGGACACGACGTATTTAGAGACATACGAAACCGGAGAAGTTTCAAAGGGAGACATAGGCAAATTTGTTAATATTCAGTATTACATAATAGTTCTTCTATTCATAGTATTCGATGTCGACATGGTTCTGCTTCTTCCATGGGCGTTCGATTTCAAGAGCCTTGGATTGATTCCATTCGTAGAGACTCTCGTATTTCTCGCCATGCCTCTGTTTGCAGTATATTACGCATTCAAGGAAGGATATATGGAGTGGTTGAAATGA
- a CDS encoding bifunctional homocysteine S-methyltransferase/5,10-methylenetetrahydrofolate reductase protein encodes MTVKNVSNIGYIKSFELVSRRSYGYTEAQDAVDLLDGISNVITAPENPMGMPGIDPLMALYTATRGHDIIPIPHITPRDKNKLHIQSQVLTGLKFGINHFFAIGGDPIHKTMESREVRELDVIGLIRAIKESRNYSKDFSSGTDISVGSSFNPFREAEEDIVKAKIGGGSGFFITQAFYDSALLKREWVRKRDFKLIAGFMPIQKESQIEFMKKLGAKIPEETEKRILGAQDKVQESSRIIKEMADDLDGYIDGIHIMPLGKNKIAKDILESF; translated from the coding sequence TTGACTGTCAAGAACGTTTCCAATATCGGGTACATAAAATCATTCGAACTTGTTTCACGGAGGTCTTATGGATATACAGAGGCACAGGACGCCGTGGATTTGCTGGATGGGATATCAAACGTGATTACCGCACCTGAAAACCCAATGGGAATGCCTGGCATCGACCCACTCATGGCTTTATATACTGCAACCCGGGGACATGACATAATTCCCATACCGCACATCACCCCCCGGGACAAGAACAAGTTGCACATTCAATCACAGGTGCTCACGGGATTGAAATTTGGCATAAACCACTTCTTTGCCATTGGCGGAGACCCCATACACAAGACAATGGAATCCAGGGAAGTGAGAGAACTGGATGTCATCGGGCTAATAAGGGCAATCAAGGAAAGCAGGAACTACTCAAAGGATTTCTCATCCGGCACTGATATATCGGTCGGCTCTTCATTCAATCCTTTCAGGGAAGCGGAGGAAGATATAGTAAAGGCGAAGATAGGCGGAGGATCCGGGTTCTTTATCACCCAGGCATTCTACGATTCTGCCCTGCTTAAAAGGGAGTGGGTCAGGAAGAGAGACTTCAAGCTCATAGCAGGCTTTATGCCAATTCAGAAGGAGAGCCAGATAGAATTCATGAAAAAACTCGGTGCTAAGATACCGGAGGAAACAGAGAAAAGGATATTGGGTGCACAGGACAAGGTTCAGGAATCATCGAGAATAATCAAGGAAATGGCTGATGATTTAGATGGGTACATAGACGGTATCCATATAATGCCACTAGGAAAAAATAAGATAGCGAAAGACATTCTGGAGAGTTTTTAA
- a CDS encoding 5-methyltetrahydropteroyltriglutamate--homocysteine methyltransferase, whose translation MKIQTLIYGIYPKSEELRRSISKYERGKIGNPEIAAEFEKEKKGLIEKFNSSGITYFSDPVLNWFDLFRPFSLIFHGIELGQLTRYKETNTFFRLPVVHDTGDNNISYEKLLEGKENPPVELFSSSSANGHLAFFPGAHSFYAMSDVRRNISEEEFSAFIAKNYALIMKKFGMRGAVIFDPIEYGKSSLSYLNQIIGKYPVYLVSSGKLSSQNFEGLSTKPASIISDPEKGNFEISAENSSVPGIKIIDARNTLMESASEVRHTISKMAGDGGADTVIVANTESFDFLPRLVADRKVDMMGKLGE comes from the coding sequence ATGAAAATACAGACACTAATTTATGGTATATATCCAAAGAGTGAGGAACTAAGAAGAAGCATAAGCAAATATGAACGCGGGAAGATTGGGAATCCGGAAATAGCCGCCGAATTCGAAAAAGAGAAGAAAGGGCTGATAGAGAAATTCAATTCATCTGGCATAACCTATTTCTCTGATCCAGTGCTTAACTGGTTTGACCTGTTCAGGCCATTTTCGCTTATATTCCACGGGATTGAACTTGGCCAACTGACCAGGTACAAGGAAACGAATACTTTTTTCCGTTTACCTGTGGTTCATGATACGGGTGATAATAATATCAGTTATGAGAAGCTCCTGGAAGGAAAAGAGAACCCCCCAGTAGAACTGTTTTCATCATCCTCTGCAAACGGTCATCTCGCGTTTTTCCCCGGCGCTCATAGCTTTTACGCAATGTCCGATGTGAGAAGAAACATATCTGAAGAGGAATTCTCGGCTTTTATTGCAAAAAATTATGCCCTGATCATGAAGAAATTCGGCATGAGGGGTGCAGTTATCTTTGACCCGATCGAATACGGAAAATCATCGCTGTCCTACCTGAACCAGATTATTGGTAAGTATCCTGTTTACCTGGTCTCCAGCGGTAAATTGTCGAGCCAGAATTTCGAGGGACTCTCTACGAAGCCTGCTTCCATCATTTCAGATCCGGAAAAAGGAAATTTTGAGATATCGGCAGAAAATTCCAGTGTTCCCGGCATTAAGATAATAGATGCACGCAATACCCTTATGGAATCTGCAAGTGAAGTGAGACATACCATATCAAAGATGGCCGGGGACGGGGGCGCTGACACGGTAATAGTTGCAAATACTGAAAGTTTTGACTTCCTTCCAAGGCTGGTTGCTGACAGAAAGGTAGACATGATGGGAAAGTTGGGTGAGTAA
- a CDS encoding Lactaldehyde dehydrogenase, whose translation MSGTETFRKDVMAKLGITAENPGVFSDHWHEYHKQDAIESYSPIDGKLIAKVSSASIEDYDKVMEHSIRAFRKWLTIPAPKRGEIIREIGDELRKRKADLGNLVTLEVGKTESEGQGEIQEMIDVADFSVGLSRQLYGLTMTSERPNHRLYEQWIPLGPIAVISSFNFPSSVWSWNAFVAAVTGDTVIWKPSSKAPLTAIAIIKVISGVLETHHAPQIFSLVTGGGSTVGDRIANDTRIQLVSFTGSIPVGQTISEKVARRFGRSILELGGNNAAIVSEKSDLNIALKGVAFGSLATAGQRCTSTRRAIVQDSVYNEFMSRLKKAYSTVKIGPSDQKGVLVGPLIDRAAVDSFLSAIEKAKSEGGKLAYGGKEKKIENYEGGFYVEPAIIESKENMEIVKKETFAPILYVFRYKEIADAIRIHNSVPQGLSSALFTNDLREEELFLSAMGSDCGLANVNTSTAGAEIGGAFGGEKQTGGGRESGSDSWKSYMRRQTVTKNWGNDIPLAQDVKFDI comes from the coding sequence ATGTCGGGAACTGAAACTTTTAGAAAGGATGTCATGGCAAAACTAGGTATCACCGCGGAGAATCCGGGAGTATTTTCTGACCATTGGCATGAATATCATAAACAGGATGCTATAGAGTCATATAGCCCAATAGATGGAAAGCTCATTGCAAAGGTATCTTCTGCCTCGATTGAGGATTACGACAAGGTTATGGAACACTCTATCAGGGCGTTCAGGAAATGGCTTACTATCCCAGCGCCAAAGCGTGGCGAGATAATAAGGGAAATTGGCGATGAACTGAGGAAGCGCAAGGCGGACCTTGGAAATCTTGTGACACTGGAAGTTGGAAAAACGGAAAGCGAAGGACAGGGAGAGATACAGGAGATGATCGATGTCGCTGACTTCTCCGTGGGCCTGTCCAGGCAGCTTTACGGACTCACCATGACCAGCGAGAGACCGAATCACAGGCTTTATGAGCAGTGGATTCCACTCGGACCTATAGCCGTCATAAGTTCATTCAATTTCCCATCTTCAGTATGGTCATGGAACGCTTTTGTGGCAGCAGTTACCGGGGATACTGTCATATGGAAGCCGTCCTCAAAAGCTCCACTCACGGCAATTGCGATCATAAAGGTGATCTCAGGAGTACTTGAGACGCATCACGCACCCCAGATATTTTCCCTGGTTACAGGTGGCGGTTCGACTGTCGGAGACCGAATCGCGAACGATACACGCATCCAGCTTGTTTCGTTCACAGGATCTATACCTGTTGGACAGACCATATCTGAAAAGGTTGCCAGACGATTTGGCAGAAGCATCCTGGAGTTGGGTGGAAATAACGCGGCAATAGTGTCTGAAAAGTCAGACTTAAACATAGCCCTTAAAGGGGTCGCGTTTGGGTCTCTTGCAACGGCGGGGCAAAGATGCACCAGCACAAGGCGTGCCATAGTGCAGGACAGCGTATACAACGAATTCATGTCAAGGCTCAAGAAAGCATATTCCACCGTAAAAATCGGGCCATCAGACCAGAAAGGGGTCCTGGTAGGGCCCCTTATAGACAGGGCAGCGGTTGACTCTTTCCTTTCGGCCATAGAGAAAGCAAAGTCTGAGGGTGGGAAGCTTGCATACGGCGGGAAGGAGAAGAAGATTGAAAACTACGAGGGTGGTTTCTATGTTGAGCCTGCCATAATTGAGTCGAAGGAAAACATGGAAATTGTGAAGAAAGAAACTTTTGCTCCTATTCTCTACGTCTTCAGGTACAAGGAGATTGCTGATGCAATCCGGATACACAACTCCGTGCCACAGGGACTTTCATCCGCATTATTTACAAATGATCTCAGGGAAGAGGAACTCTTCCTCTCGGCAATGGGTTCAGACTGCGGGCTCGCAAACGTGAACACGAGCACTGCCGGAGCCGAGATTGGGGGAGCGTTTGGCGGTGAAAAACAAACCGGCGGTGGACGGGAAAGCGGTAGTGATTCCTGGAAATCATATATGAGAAGGCAAACCGTTACTAAGAACTGGGGAAATGACATACCACTGGCTCAGGACGTCAAATTTGACATATGA
- the gatE_1 gene encoding Glutamyl-tRNA(Gln) amidotransferase subunit E — MEANISELRSRIKIGLEIHFQVSDGKLFCRCPTDSDSKELFRFERRMVATTSEMGSMDRAAKYEMERNLLSEYIATENTCLVEYDEEPPHYVDERALNAAVIASLSLNCKILDNIVFMRKVVVDGSNTSGFQRTSIIAMNGWVETARGKVRISSVSLEEDSARLLENKNGKSIYSLDRLGIPLIEIATEPDIIDENHAVETAKAIGYFVQASGFSRMTVDAIRQDVNVSFGYGRVEIKGVQKLSLIPEVISYELERQQSLLETSKKAMKYLKFYSDKPEIHDVTDLFLGTKSKVLLSNIHAGHRIYSSRMRGMAGLMKNGKYRMGKELSDLVKRYGIRGLFHSDELPDYGVSQDEVTRLYNAMNKSNEDAILLVACQASVSDVIFSEMYSRIAKLLQMDMTETRFPGDDGSTFFLRPMPGRERMYPETDVPIIAIDEKSIDKLRSMVPLPLQVTVSQISKKYGISGQDALVMASTFKVAQFEELCKTYNHPKVIARFIMQTLPELEKKYGRKMSSAEIYELFNLAGERNWIREVIERAADLMFSEGKRAADISSKEEILQLSEEELKEIILKLLAAPEKEVGEKNLVAKLKSKTKRPFDTGQAMLLYRSMTRD; from the coding sequence ATGGAAGCCAACATTTCAGAACTGAGAAGCAGGATCAAGATAGGCCTTGAAATTCACTTCCAGGTATCTGACGGTAAGCTATTCTGCAGATGCCCTACAGATTCTGACTCAAAGGAGCTGTTCAGGTTTGAAAGGCGGATGGTGGCTACAACTAGCGAAATGGGCTCCATGGACAGGGCAGCAAAGTATGAGATGGAACGTAACCTGCTCTCTGAGTACATTGCGACTGAAAACACCTGCCTGGTTGAATATGACGAAGAACCCCCTCACTATGTTGATGAGAGAGCCTTGAACGCAGCAGTAATAGCCTCGCTTTCACTCAACTGCAAGATTCTGGACAACATAGTCTTCATGCGAAAGGTTGTTGTGGACGGTTCCAACACATCCGGGTTCCAGCGTACATCAATAATAGCAATGAACGGGTGGGTGGAAACCGCTAGGGGAAAGGTTCGAATCTCAAGTGTATCACTGGAGGAGGATTCTGCCAGATTATTGGAAAATAAGAACGGAAAGAGCATATACTCTCTTGATCGCCTGGGAATTCCCCTTATAGAAATTGCAACCGAACCGGATATTATTGACGAGAATCACGCCGTTGAGACTGCGAAAGCCATTGGATATTTTGTTCAGGCAAGCGGCTTTTCCAGGATGACGGTCGATGCCATCCGCCAGGATGTGAATGTTTCATTCGGATACGGACGTGTGGAGATCAAGGGAGTGCAGAAGTTGTCCCTGATACCCGAGGTTATATCATATGAACTGGAAAGACAGCAATCGCTGCTTGAAACCTCAAAAAAAGCCATGAAGTACCTGAAATTTTATAGTGACAAACCAGAGATACATGACGTTACCGATCTCTTCCTCGGAACGAAATCTAAAGTACTGCTGTCTAACATCCACGCGGGGCACAGAATATATTCCTCCAGAATGAGGGGCATGGCTGGGCTTATGAAGAACGGGAAATACAGGATGGGAAAGGAATTATCCGATCTCGTGAAGCGGTATGGGATCCGGGGATTATTTCACTCTGATGAACTTCCAGACTACGGAGTATCACAGGACGAAGTTACCAGACTCTATAATGCAATGAATAAATCCAACGAGGATGCAATATTGCTTGTTGCCTGCCAGGCATCCGTATCTGACGTAATTTTCTCAGAAATGTATTCAAGAATAGCAAAATTGCTGCAAATGGACATGACCGAGACAAGATTTCCCGGCGATGACGGTTCCACATTTTTCCTGAGGCCTATGCCAGGCAGGGAGCGGATGTACCCAGAAACGGATGTTCCGATCATAGCCATTGATGAGAAGAGCATAGATAAATTGAGGAGTATGGTCCCTTTGCCACTGCAGGTTACTGTGTCACAAATTTCGAAAAAATATGGGATATCGGGCCAGGATGCCCTGGTTATGGCTTCGACGTTCAAGGTCGCACAATTCGAGGAACTCTGCAAAACTTACAATCATCCTAAGGTCATTGCAAGGTTTATAATGCAAACACTCCCGGAACTGGAAAAGAAATATGGAAGAAAGATGTCTAGTGCAGAAATATACGAGCTTTTCAACCTTGCAGGAGAAAGGAACTGGATCAGGGAAGTTATAGAGAGGGCAGCAGATCTCATGTTTTCAGAGGGTAAAAGGGCTGCAGATATCTCCAGCAAAGAAGAAATATTACAACTCAGCGAAGAAGAGTTGAAAGAAATAATTTTGAAATTACTGGCTGCTCCTGAAAAGGAAGTGGGAGAAAAGAACCTTGTCGCAAAACTGAAAAGTAAAACAAAAAGACCGTTTGACACCGGTCAGGCTATGCTGTTATACAGATCAATGACCAGGGATTGA
- the metE gene encoding putative methylcobalamin:homocysteine methyltransferase has protein sequence MGNKILETQEIGSFRKPEYLSRKFHASTKNEIEPLKEKATLETLELFNKAGLDNIGVGGEMFRWEMYEHFAQYVSGLKFYGMVRSFDNRYYKKGSIVSSLQRNSSLHGEELDFLLRNSTGEIKLPITGPYTMMDWSFNEHYRDREEVAIAFAKILNDEIRYLKKKWDLSRPGEKFQVQIDEPATTTHPAEMDIVVESINKSVEGIENTEFSLHVCYSKDYRVLYDRVPEMKLQGLNLEYANRDKLTKGKSDADRPGYNDIEYLAKLESGKFLGVGVTDVHIDTIEPVPVIEDRIRYVLGLIDNPERIKINPDCGLRTRSREVGFEKLRNMVIARDNVAREF, from the coding sequence ATGGGTAACAAAATACTTGAAACTCAGGAAATTGGTAGCTTCAGGAAGCCTGAATACCTGAGCCGGAAATTTCACGCTAGCACTAAAAATGAAATTGAGCCCCTGAAGGAAAAGGCTACGCTGGAAACACTTGAGCTGTTCAATAAAGCTGGCCTGGATAATATAGGGGTAGGCGGTGAAATGTTCAGATGGGAAATGTATGAACACTTTGCCCAGTATGTATCAGGCCTGAAATTTTACGGAATGGTCAGGTCATTTGATAACAGGTACTACAAGAAGGGGAGCATTGTTTCCTCGTTGCAGAGAAACTCGAGCCTGCACGGTGAGGAACTTGATTTTCTTTTGCGCAACTCAACAGGAGAGATAAAACTACCAATCACCGGACCGTACACGATGATGGACTGGTCTTTCAACGAACATTACAGGGACAGGGAAGAAGTAGCAATAGCGTTTGCGAAGATCCTGAACGATGAGATCCGGTACCTGAAAAAGAAATGGGATTTATCCAGACCGGGAGAAAAGTTCCAGGTCCAGATCGACGAGCCAGCAACTACCACTCACCCCGCTGAAATGGATATAGTTGTTGAATCCATAAACAAGTCTGTAGAGGGCATAGAAAACACTGAATTTTCACTGCATGTATGTTACAGCAAGGATTATCGTGTCTTGTACGACCGAGTACCTGAAATGAAGCTGCAGGGGCTGAACCTTGAATATGCAAACAGGGACAAGCTTACTAAGGGAAAATCAGATGCAGATAGACCTGGCTATAATGACATAGAGTATCTTGCCAAACTGGAAAGCGGGAAATTTCTTGGAGTTGGAGTCACAGATGTTCACATTGATACAATAGAGCCGGTTCCGGTAATTGAGGATCGCATCAGGTATGTTCTGGGCCTTATAGACAACCCGGAAAGAATAAAGATAAACCCGGACTGCGGGTTGAGGACAAGAAGCAGGGAAGTCGGCTTCGAGAAGCTCAGGAACATGGTCATAGCAAGAGATAATGTTGCCAGAGAATTCTAG
- a CDS encoding hypothetical protein (putative conserved protein), translating into MDFKKSKTLENLKAGFAGESQANRRYLYFAQKADEEGNQEIAQIFRSTADGETAHAFGHMNYLKTVGDPVTGEPIGTTEQNLKSAIAGETYEYSQMYPGFAKVAREEGFEDIAHWFEILTKAEKSHAKKYEDTLAKLKQ; encoded by the coding sequence ATGGATTTTAAAAAGAGTAAAACATTAGAGAACCTGAAAGCAGGTTTTGCCGGCGAGAGCCAGGCTAACAGAAGATACCTTTACTTTGCGCAGAAAGCTGACGAAGAGGGAAACCAGGAGATCGCACAGATATTCAGGTCAACAGCGGACGGCGAAACGGCCCATGCATTCGGCCACATGAACTATCTCAAGACGGTTGGCGATCCAGTGACTGGAGAACCCATAGGTACAACCGAACAGAACCTTAAATCAGCAATAGCAGGGGAAACATACGAATATAGCCAGATGTACCCAGGATTTGCGAAGGTTGCAAGGGAAGAGGGATTCGAGGACATAGCACACTGGTTTGAGATACTTACAAAGGCAGAAAAGTCTCATGCAAAGAAGTATGAGGACACCCTGGCTAAACTGAAGCAGTGA
- the priA_1 gene encoding putative DNA primase small subunit, producing MMDITGSDQKLKNLFHKYYVNEDLEPPDLLPSREIGYIPFSGTMSRHRRIQSAKELKYFVANAVPRHLYYSTSYYRKPDEKKMQDKEWLGAELIFDLDADHIKGAESMTYVQILEEVKKHTIRLIENFLMGDLGIKESELKLYFSGGRGYHVHVLSEKVYGLNSDSRREITDFIRGENLTAQGMISAVTSAKLVGGWPKRVDEYVTNFFRSLPREKDPAMEVLKKIFTNASSARSFFEHIEKPSKMGNRTMKRIDILSNGGIEKYKILGEDDRGLRMLSYLIDETRENMSSEIDDPVTTDVHRLIRFPGSLHGKTGLRVIGVKIADLPTFDPLVSAIPESFRSGAARIYSEKEFSLDMNRQSFHIEIGEQEIPLYAAVFLCASKGALLI from the coding sequence ATGATGGACATAACGGGTTCTGACCAGAAACTGAAAAATCTGTTTCACAAATACTATGTGAACGAGGATTTAGAGCCCCCGGATCTCCTGCCCTCCAGAGAGATAGGTTATATTCCGTTCAGTGGTACAATGTCCAGGCACAGGAGGATTCAGTCCGCAAAGGAGCTCAAGTATTTTGTGGCAAACGCTGTCCCCCGTCATCTCTATTACTCAACTTCTTACTACAGGAAACCTGACGAGAAAAAAATGCAGGACAAGGAATGGCTTGGAGCTGAATTGATCTTCGACCTTGATGCGGACCATATCAAGGGAGCAGAAAGCATGACTTATGTCCAGATACTGGAAGAGGTGAAGAAACATACAATTAGACTCATAGAGAATTTCCTTATGGGCGACCTTGGGATAAAGGAGTCTGAATTGAAACTATATTTTTCAGGTGGAAGGGGATATCATGTTCACGTCCTCAGCGAAAAGGTGTACGGATTGAATTCCGATTCAAGGAGAGAAATTACCGACTTCATCCGAGGGGAGAACCTTACTGCTCAGGGAATGATATCTGCTGTAACTTCCGCTAAACTTGTAGGAGGGTGGCCAAAGAGGGTGGATGAATATGTAACAAATTTCTTCCGATCGTTGCCGCGTGAGAAAGATCCGGCGATGGAGGTGCTGAAGAAGATATTCACAAATGCAAGTTCTGCCAGAAGCTTTTTCGAACACATTGAAAAACCATCAAAGATGGGAAACCGGACAATGAAGAGAATAGACATACTCTCGAATGGCGGAATAGAGAAATACAAAATCCTGGGTGAAGATGACAGGGGGCTCAGAATGCTCAGTTACCTTATCGATGAAACCAGGGAAAACATGAGTTCTGAGATCGACGATCCGGTTACCACGGATGTGCACAGGCTCATAAGATTTCCTGGAAGTTTGCATGGAAAGACTGGACTGAGGGTTATTGGTGTCAAAATTGCAGATCTCCCAACCTTCGATCCACTGGTTTCTGCTATTCCGGAAAGTTTCAGGTCCGGGGCTGCAAGAATTTATTCAGAGAAGGAATTTTCACTTGACATGAACAGGCAATCGTTTCATATCGAGATCGGTGAACAGGAAATTCCACTCTACGCCGCAGTTTTTCTATGTGCATCGAAGGGAGCATTACTTATATGA
- a CDS encoding putative acyl-CoA dehydrogenase yields MENSFLTAQENEVLDYVVKFAREEVKPLAREIDRDMEVPRALIDRMRDLGLFATYIPEKYGGAGMSFRFLIKVIEEISKACPSTALVLDGALTLFAEPLLMFGGEDLKSKYLTRVAKGAIGGLALTEPGSGSDAASIKTMAVKKGKNYIVNGDKIFISNGRLAEFYVVDVVTDPSKGYRGISTFVVDADTPGLEISRDIHKMGIRGSSTVELVFNNVEIPEENVVGQIDGGFRVVMETLDAGRIGIASQALGIAEGAFEEAVEYIKERKQFGRSISSFQGIEFMVADMATKIEASRQLIYAAIEAWEKHTDSVKLSSMAKLFASDMAMSVTTDCLQLFGGYGYTTDFDAERHMRDAKITQIYEGTNQIQRVIISKEILRNK; encoded by the coding sequence ATGGAGAATTCATTTCTCACGGCTCAGGAAAACGAAGTACTCGATTATGTAGTCAAATTTGCCAGAGAAGAGGTAAAGCCCCTGGCGAGGGAAATAGACAGAGATATGGAGGTCCCCCGGGCACTGATAGACAGGATGAGGGATCTCGGCCTTTTTGCAACGTATATCCCTGAAAAATATGGCGGTGCTGGAATGAGTTTCCGGTTTCTCATCAAGGTGATAGAAGAGATATCCAAGGCCTGCCCAAGCACAGCACTGGTTCTTGATGGAGCTCTCACACTATTTGCTGAACCGCTGCTGATGTTTGGAGGCGAGGATCTGAAGAGTAAATACCTCACAAGAGTTGCAAAGGGAGCCATCGGCGGCCTGGCACTAACAGAGCCGGGATCGGGAAGCGACGCAGCCTCAATCAAGACAATGGCAGTCAAAAAAGGTAAGAATTATATCGTTAACGGTGACAAGATCTTTATCTCAAATGGCAGGCTGGCAGAATTCTATGTAGTAGATGTCGTAACGGATCCGTCAAAGGGATACAGGGGCATATCAACGTTTGTAGTTGATGCTGACACTCCGGGACTGGAAATCAGCAGGGACATACACAAGATGGGGATCAGGGGGTCGAGCACGGTCGAACTGGTGTTCAACAACGTGGAAATTCCCGAGGAAAACGTAGTCGGACAGATAGACGGTGGTTTCAGGGTGGTAATGGAAACCCTTGACGCAGGCAGGATTGGCATAGCTTCACAGGCACTGGGTATAGCTGAAGGCGCCTTTGAGGAAGCCGTTGAATACATAAAGGAGAGAAAGCAATTTGGCAGGTCTATCTCGTCTTTTCAGGGAATAGAATTTATGGTAGCTGACATGGCAACAAAAATCGAGGCCTCCAGGCAACTGATATATGCGGCAATAGAGGCGTGGGAGAAGCATACGGACTCCGTAAAGCTTTCATCCATGGCAAAGCTGTTTGCTTCAGACATGGCAATGAGTGTCACCACGGACTGCCTTCAGCTTTTTGGTGGTTATGGGTATACGACGGATTTTGATGCAGAGCGACACATGCGTGACGCCAAGATAACACAGATTTACGAAGGCACAAATCAAATACAAAGGGTAATAATATCAAAGGAGATATTGAGAAATAAGTGA
- the gatD_1 gene encoding Glutamyl-tRNA(Gln) amidotransferase subunit D: MVNWTDIDFGTSIRFTYSGVEYDGTFIHLDGNVITIKLSNGYNIALRKDKVTLAGIVALAGKSEEVKHNGKTTTDLNKQNGAKRVSLLATGGTISSKVDYKTGAVSPSEDISFISDRVKDVHISTETIDNILSENVTPDKWVYMAGKIRDGLNRNDGCVVFHGTDTMSYSAAAISFIFSQQTGPIIFVGSQRSSDRPSSDAFMNAEGAIHVATSDFGEVGIAMHRDMSDKSIAVNRAVRSRKMHSSRRDAFRSIGEEEVGIYVSGSVKFNSPYKKIGPTNELKTKLDPAVSIIYFYPSMSARDFDMLIESKKAVIIMGTGLGHVSHSLMPSISEAAKKGKKIMMTTQCLDGAVNLNVYSTGRELLRAGVIPLGNMLPEVALVKAMYVLGNYEDEDFGKVMRQNLRGEIIDREPALEFKGADE; the protein is encoded by the coding sequence ATGGTTAACTGGACAGACATCGATTTTGGAACGTCGATCAGATTCACATATTCCGGGGTTGAGTATGACGGAACTTTCATTCACTTAGATGGGAATGTTATTACTATAAAATTGTCCAACGGCTATAACATTGCGCTTCGAAAGGACAAGGTCACGTTGGCGGGAATAGTGGCACTAGCTGGTAAGAGTGAAGAAGTGAAACACAATGGGAAAACCACAACAGACCTGAATAAGCAAAACGGCGCAAAGCGGGTATCCCTTCTTGCAACTGGAGGGACAATTTCGAGCAAGGTGGACTATAAAACAGGAGCGGTAAGCCCTTCCGAAGATATCAGTTTCATTTCTGACAGGGTGAAGGACGTGCACATTAGCACTGAAACAATAGACAATATCCTGAGTGAAAACGTAACGCCTGATAAGTGGGTATATATGGCGGGAAAGATAAGAGACGGCCTTAACAGGAATGATGGATGCGTGGTTTTTCACGGAACGGATACCATGAGTTATTCTGCAGCTGCAATCAGCTTTATTTTCTCACAGCAGACTGGACCCATTATATTTGTGGGCTCCCAGAGAAGTTCAGACAGGCCGAGCAGCGACGCATTCATGAATGCAGAGGGCGCTATTCATGTCGCGACATCTGACTTCGGTGAGGTTGGCATAGCGATGCACCGGGACATGTCTGATAAATCCATAGCCGTGAACCGTGCCGTGAGATCCAGGAAGATGCATTCCAGCCGGAGAGACGCTTTCAGGAGTATTGGAGAAGAGGAAGTGGGCATATACGTTTCCGGCTCTGTAAAGTTTAATTCCCCATATAAAAAAATTGGACCCACTAACGAGTTGAAAACAAAACTTGATCCAGCAGTCTCGATTATATATTTCTATCCTTCAATGTCCGCTCGCGACTTTGATATGCTGATTGAGAGCAAGAAAGCGGTCATAATAATGGGAACTGGTTTGGGACATGTCTCCCACAGCCTTATGCCTTCGATTTCAGAGGCAGCAAAGAAGGGTAAGAAGATAATGATGACGACCCAGTGTCTTGACGGGGCCGTGAACCTGAACGTATATTCAACAGGCCGTGAATTGCTTCGGGCTGGAGTGATACCACTTGGAAATATGCTGCCTGAGGTGGCACTTGTCAAGGCAATGTATGTCCTTGGCAACTACGAAGATGAGGATTTCGGGAAAGTTATGAGGCAGAATCTCAGGGGAGAGATCATTGATCGGGAACCTGCCCTGGAATTCAAAGGGGCTGATGAGTAA